Sequence from the Kineosporia succinea genome:
CCTCTCCAGAGGTCTGACTCGACAGCAGCAGGTACAGCACGGCCATGCGCACGGCGACCCCGTTGGCCACCTGCTCGACGATCGTGGAGCGCGGCGAGTCCGCCGCCTCCGCGGTGATCTCCAGGCCCCGGTTCATCGGGCCCGGGTGCATGACCAGCGCGTGGTCGGGCAGCCGGTTCATGCGCCGCGCGTCCAGCCCGTAGCGCCGGGAGTACTCCCGCGCGCTGGGGAAGAACGCCGCGTGCATGCGCTCACGCTGCACCCGCAGCATCATCACCGCGTCCAGGTCGCCGTGACCGCCGTCGACCACGTCGTCCAGATCGTACGAGGTCGAGCACGGCCAGTGATCGATCCCCACCGGTAGCAACGTGGGTGGTGCGACCAGCACCACCTCCGCGCCCAGGGTCGTGAGCAGCGTGACGTTCGATCGGGCGACCCGGCTGTGCAGCACGTCACCGACGATCGCGACGCGCTTGCCCTTGAGGTCGGCCCCGGTGCCGTCCGGAATCAGGCGCGAGCGCAGCGTGTACGCGTCCAGGAGCGCCTGGGTGGGGTGCTCGTGGGTGCCGTCACCGGCGTTGAGGATCGTGCCGTCGATCCAGCCCGCGTGGGCCAGACGGTGCGGGGCGCCGGAGACCGGGTGCCGCACCACGACCGCGTCGGCGCCCATCGCCTTCAGGGTGAGTGCGGTGTCCTTCAGGCTCTCGCCCTTGGAGACGCTCGAGCCCTTGGCCGAGAAGTTGATCACATCGGCCGACAGCCGCTTGGCCGCGGCCTCGAACGAGATCCGGGTGCGGGTGGAGTCCTCGTAGAAGAGGTTCACCACGGTGCGGCCGCGCAGCGTCGGCAGTTTCTTGATCTCGCGCTGCTGGGTCGCGGCCATCTGGCCGGCCACGTCGAGGATCTGGATCGCGTCGTCGAGACTGAGGTCGGCGGTGGACAGCAGGTGCTTCACTTGGCGACCCCTCCCACGATGCTCACCACGTCGTCTCCCCCGTCGACCTCGGCGAGCCGGACCCGCACGCGCTCGAGGGTGGAGGTGGGCAGGTTCTTGCCGACGTGGTCGGCGCGGATCGGCAGTTCCCGGTGGCCGCGGTCGACCAGCACGGCGAGGCGCACGGCGCGGGGACGGCCGAACTCGCTCAGCGCGTCGAGGGCGGCCCGGATCGTGCGGCCGGAGTAGAGCACGTCGTCGACCAGCACCACGACCTTGTCGTCGACACCGCCCTCGGGCAGCTCGGTGCCGGCGATCGTGCGGAAGGCCTGCCGGCGCAGGTCGTCGCGGTGCAGCGTGACGTCGAGCGTGCCGACCGGGACGTCGGTGCCCTCGATCGAGGCGAGGCGAGCGGCCAGCCGGTGGGCCAGGGTCACGCCGCGGGTCGGGATGCCCAGCAGAACGAGGTTCTCGGCGCCCTTGTTGTGTTCCAGCACCTCGTGGGCGATGCGGCTGAGCGCGCGGCCGATCTCGGCGGGCTCGAGCACCACGCGGGACGTCACCTCGGGTGGATCGTCCGGTGCGCTGGGTGAACTCGGGGCAAGGCTTTTGGGCGACATGTGTCGACCCCCTCCTTCTCCGCCTCACGGGACGGATCGTTAAAGGACTGGGCACCGAAGGCGTTTTCGAGCACCTTTCGGCTCCCGGAGGCTACCAGCCGGTGACCGGCCGTGTAGCTCAGGCCCTGTTCGCCTACGCCGAGTGGCGAATTCCTTCGAGAAGTTTGCCAATGTGACTTGACGGAGTCAGTGACTCTCCGTGACTATCATCGGCATGGCATCTGATTACGCCAG
This genomic interval carries:
- the pyrR gene encoding bifunctional pyr operon transcriptional regulator/uracil phosphoribosyltransferase PyrR, with protein sequence MSPKSLAPSSPSAPDDPPEVTSRVVLEPAEIGRALSRIAHEVLEHNKGAENLVLLGIPTRGVTLAHRLAARLASIEGTDVPVGTLDVTLHRDDLRRQAFRTIAGTELPEGGVDDKVVVLVDDVLYSGRTIRAALDALSEFGRPRAVRLAVLVDRGHRELPIRADHVGKNLPTSTLERVRVRLAEVDGGDDVVSIVGGVAK
- a CDS encoding aspartate carbamoyltransferase catalytic subunit; this translates as MKHLLSTADLSLDDAIQILDVAGQMAATQQREIKKLPTLRGRTVVNLFYEDSTRTRISFEAAAKRLSADVINFSAKGSSVSKGESLKDTALTLKAMGADAVVVRHPVSGAPHRLAHAGWIDGTILNAGDGTHEHPTQALLDAYTLRSRLIPDGTGADLKGKRVAIVGDVLHSRVARSNVTLLTTLGAEVVLVAPPTLLPVGIDHWPCSTSYDLDDVVDGGHGDLDAVMMLRVQRERMHAAFFPSAREYSRRYGLDARRMNRLPDHALVMHPGPMNRGLEITAEAADSPRSTIVEQVANGVAVRMAVLYLLLSSQTSGEGA